In the Populus trichocarpa isolate Nisqually-1 chromosome 1, P.trichocarpa_v4.1, whole genome shotgun sequence genome, GCgataaaaaagacaagaatatgaattgttttaattatggTAAACTTGGTCACTTTGCTTGCGATTGCATTAAGCCAAAAACTTAGGAGCAACCGACCACATAACAAGGGATCAAACAACCTTTATggaatttcattgaattttaaagGAAAGTAGATGCATATACATGGGGAATAATGCTTCTGCTGTTGTGTTTGGGACCGGTACCTGCAAACTAGATTTGCAAGGTGGTCGCACACTTTATCTTCATGATGTACTCTACATTCTAAAAGTTCAATGAAATCTTGTGTCTGTTCTTATTATACTACAATTGGGCTTTTATATTGTGTTTGTtggttgttgtgtgaaaatatatctggatattatttttttatggtgttagaTATCATTAATATATCTATTAAGGATGATGCTTCTATTTATGTTGTTCAAAGTTCGAGCACtactaataataatgatatcatgttattcattatttgttttatagaaTATATTGTGAGTATCGtataatataatttgttaaAGTATAACGATAGACTTAGATTGACTCACTTATATGAGTAATTACCTCTAACACTTATAAGGTGAGTAAAGATGAgattatttgagttttaattctCAATAAGCAACTTGGGCATAGTGAGAGCAATTTTAAATcaaagtaattattaaaaagttaCATTGGTTGAGACCAAGATGAGgttcttaaataaaagaatcaacatGAATGAATTCCTATAATTCATATATCTATTATGATTAAAGTCGAGTATGAAATTATTCATCTGCCACTAATAATAGTGAGTAAATGAGAATTTCTGGTTTGAACTCTATGTTTCTGGTGATAAAACTAGGACTCGTATGATGCATTTCCTCTAACAAGAAGAGCAACAACATGCACTCTTTGTCTTCAGATAAGAAAAGAGTAAGCTCCACTATAACATGTATTTCATATTACATGTACTGATGACCACTGCAAGAATAAAGAATGAAtccctgtttttttattaagtgaGTCCTGGAGATCATATATAAAATCTCAATACATTACCATTTGTGACTTTTGATTATATAATAAGGTGATGTGTAAATGATCTCTACTTTAAGAGTATATCCTATGTCATGTAATGATTCAACTTAAATGAATGCTCATAGGAAAACGAGTTAATTTAGATCTGATTGATATGAGAGtgaaagaaaaagtaattttagttcTATACATGTTACCTGTATTCATTAATCGAGATCATATCACTcgaataaatttgatatgatttagaATACTTGTAATTGTATAGATGGATTGAGTATGAAATTCTTGGGGGATTGAGTCTTGGAGATCATATATAAGATCTCAAAACCTTACCCTTTATGACTTTTGACTATATCATGAGGTGATGTGTAAATGATCGCTACTTTAGGAGTATATACTATAGTCATGAAATGATTTGACTTAAAGGAATACTCCTAGGAAAACGAGTTAATTCAGATGTGATTGATatgagggagaaaaaaaaattaattttagttgtaTAAATATTACTTATATTCATTGACCAGGATCATATCACTcgaataaatttgatatgatttagaatacttgtaattgtaagGATGAATTGAGTATGAAATTCTTGGGGGATTAAATTATATTCAATCATGTGTAACTAAAAATGCTTGGGGTATAGTAGTACATTTTGAGGAGTAACTAATTATGAGGTTGATGTCTCCTATATGACCTGTATTAGGTTGTTGGAGCTCCTTTCACTGTGTGCTTCAGTTGTATAGTCTGTTTGTCTAGTATGAAATTCCTCTGCAAGTTTGAAATATAATGTATTAGATAGATCAAATCCTTCATGGGCGAGTGAGAGATGTTGGTTATTGGGTTAGGCTTGGTCCGTCCATGAGGGATGAGCTTGGTCCAAATATTTAGAGGAGTTACTAAAAGAAATAGTtgcttcctctctctctctctctctatatatatatatggggatATAACCCATCTTAAGAGGAAGTTTTTACTTTGAAAGATAATGGTTCTCTCTTTCTATTCTCTTATCTTTAACTCTCTGAATTAACTTGACAAGATTTACAAAGACGTTCATACTATGAAATATCTTTTTGGTTCTAGGAATCGAAATAACACTAAAACAATTGATCTAGGAACAAGAAAACGAATTCTCAAATCACTAATAAGTTTCCTTTAAATTCTCAAATCATTCGGGGGAGGAATCACCCTGTCcaacttttttctctttaaaattttttattttacttttgttttaaatttaattcttatgttatttaatttcatgagataaaattttaaattatagttgaaatttcaaattaaaagagaaataacTACAATGTACAACATATGAAAAGCACACAGTCAATCGCGAAGTTGCTAAACTctttttactaatttaattctttttgttacttaattataagagataaagtcttaaattataattgaaaaattaaaataaaaaataagaggatcACTTTGCGAAATTCAAGGAAAACATGCAACCAATTTCAAAGCTAGTAAAAAAAGCTTTCCAGCCCATATATTTTCCTTTCGCATCCCACTTAGTCCTTTTagcttttgaaatttaaattttagcctaaaaattcatttttcaatctCAATCTTTTGGAGAAGAGGGAGAAACTCATTGAAAAATAGTGatggagagagaaaattatcgTTTGGTCACATAACGGTAACAAAAAAGTGGATCTTAATGTCAAAAAGTTTCATTCGATGAGAAAAAGTCCATATTTGAGGTGTTTTGAGGCCTTTATCTTATTGAAAAAAGTAGATTGAGGTTAAGAGATATTTTTTCCTCatattgattttgtgtttttggtttgatttaaagGTGTTTTGAGTTGAAAGATTGGTTTATtgacataataaaaatttttatcaTGTAGTTTTAGGTAAAAATacgttgaaaaaatattaaataaaaaaatatcagccTGATTCTTTGACCACTTATTCGATATTCTTTGACCACTTATTCGATAGTCAGAAACTAGGTAGGTAGATGACATGCTATCtaactttttttctataaaaaaagtgGACAACATGATGTACACtccttttacaaaaaaaaaaaggtcaagtgCACATAGCCTTTCTTTAAATAGGTTAGGGGCGCTGAGACACTTAGGCCCAGGTGTTTGACCTTTATATTGTGGgtttattacatattttttatttattttattaaaattttgaaaaataaatagctttaagatacattaaaaataccatctcattaatataaatgtagtttttttttttttgtaaaattatctAGCATTTTCTATATGAtcctttatgattttttggtgttttttatttttttctggtttttccgTGTaaagtttgtttattattatcaatttactTGATCAAACAAACAATGCTAAATTCtctgtttataataataataaaaaattaaactaaaacatatattgacaacgcttgtatttttttaacaataaaaaattaacagagtGTGGATAAAGTTGAGTAGTATATAATAATGCATGAAATAGCATAAAAGTAGTTTTTTGACCCGCTCTACATTGCGggttagatcaattttttataaccttataaaaaatataaaaatgttaggAAGTTAAAAGTTTGATGTATAATGGAcgaagaatttttaaaatattaagatggtGACATATTCGatgacacattttttttttaaaaaaaatattgtgatgcTAACATATTGAATTAACTAGAGCCAATCATGTTTAATCTGCGGAACTCTCGATCTGGGATATGAGCCTGTGACAACACCAAGAAAtccaaatcgaaacaaattaggACCAATTCCAATTAACCAAAAATTAAaggcctaaaatgaaaaaaaaaagttaaattaaaaaaaaaataaaacaaatgactCGAGCAAACCTAGAACAGTGGCTCGCGCCATGTTGCGGTTCGAACCagtgtttttaaagaagaaagaaaaattcaagattcTGATAATTGACCTGAACGGATCTATAAGCCATACTAACTtcataatatgattaaaaaaataacaatgaatgataaaataaaaaaaacccgagaTAACCCATGTCATTTTAAAAATGagtgaaaaatcatatataaacaaaaaagaaaagcctaatctccaaataaatcaaatgttaaaggattaaaaaaatacatgcgtaggcttaagaaaaaaaaaacaaatgatttttacCTTACACTACGCTGCGAGTTAAATATTTGTCctctaacatttaaaaaatattaaagtaaatGGAGATGATGGCATgctggatgatatatttttaaagataaatactgagcaattaatttaatttaattaaaaaattcttttaaaataagttaaatccaataaagaataaaatataaaaagacccGAGATAAACTAGGTTATTTTTAAAGCAATGAAAATCCTAtacaatgaaaattataaaatcacgAAACccaatatctaattaaatcaaatgacaaataataaaattaaaaaacatgagttaaaaaaaaaattaacctgggGGAATATCCTAAACATGAGTTAAGCTCTCAAATTCACAATCCGTTAAATCCTAGATATAGAGTaaatcaagaagcttaatttaatgttgaaaggataaaataaaaaaaaaacaattttaaaaacttgccaaggttaaaaaataacaattaaaacaatgaaGGTAAAATCTGATATGTAAATATAATGAAGACggataagattataaaaaaaatcaattctaaaaactaatctaaataaaataaataacaatcaaaataataaggattgaatctaaaatgcaaaaaaaaaaaaaaatgattgaggataaaataaaataaaactcaattctataaattaattcaaataaaaaaatcaattaaaagaacaaaaaccaaatctcaaggaaaaaaaaaattaaagggttgcCGGGAAGGCACAAAaaccaaggaagaaaaaaaaagctagctGCTATTATACATGCCGCTTAGAAAGGTAACCTCCGCTGTTGCGAATAGAAAAACACTAAGAAAGCTGTTTTTTCACAGTTGTGAGCCACCATATACCCTGTCTAGAGATGGTGGGGTGACTCACTTGCTGGTATGTTCTACGAACACgctaataactttttttattagttaaattACTAAATCATCCCTATCTTTTatgacatgattattaaaaaaaaatattaaatcatgaaTATTCCTTTTAAGCCAAGCCtaagattttaatttcaaaaaacctCCTAGAcgctagttatttttttttaggtgtgACCTAGTAGTTACACTgtgcaaaaaacaattatgtaaaAATTGAGACACCAAGAAATCTTAAATAACAAATGAatctagataaaaaattatttttccctgtcttgaatgattttttttttatggataaaatCACCAATTTACTGTTACAGTCCAAGTGAATTAAAGTATACCTATCATAGTTTTAAGATCCGGCCCGGTTCAAGGCTCGTGTtctgggttttgaccgggtcataGGGTTGGCCggatcaattcttttttttaaaaaaaaaatcaaaacaccgttgttttagtaaaaaaaataataaaataataaaagtcaacgggtttgcAACCGGGTCTTGACCGGGTCGCCTGGTTAGCTGGTCACgccgggttttttcttcccttattttttcttcaacccgaccCAGTTTCAGTTCCGGATCAACCGGGTCTCAAACCAACCTACtagaccgggtcgggtttcaaaactttAATACCTACCCTGTTTTTTCCACACCATGTAGATTTGTTAATGCTAGTGTGATgtaggttttttgtttttataattaaaatagatacaCTTTATATTCGATAATCGAGAAAAAGATAAGGTGTTTCTTAATAGTGCAGCACTCCAGCTGTCCTCCAACCCTCTACTGTCTCATTGGTCCCAACCCTAAAGAATAGACGAAAAAGGAAAGTCGGTTCTAAATTAAAGTGACTCCTGAAATTACCAATACAACCTCAAAAGTGCACTCCCTTTGCCTATCTGGCATCCAACAACCCGCTTTTCAATCCAGTAAAAGAAGAGCCTTTTCCACTTCCCAATCTACCACGACTAGTCCACCTCCACTGCTTACGTGCCTGATCTTCACTGGACACATTATACATCTGTCGAGTAGATTGAGCGAGTATCCATCTGATTCCTTGAGCTAGAAAGTGAGAAAGTGACACGTAGAGTGTAGATATTTAGAGAATCAAAAATATCTGGCTAAGTCGTCCACGCTGGCACCTATGCAAGATCCATCCATCTGAATTATGTATAAGATATTAGtcaattttacattttattaaCATAGTCCATatacttttatgtttttcaaaatcCACCCAAACTCTTGGGTTATTAAGAATGCAGTCCTTCCGTCCCTAATATTATAATTTCACATTGttaaattaacatttatttttttagcctggattttatgtttttacgaAACTTGTCTTCCATTTAGAGACAAAATAACGGTGTTAGAGATGGAGGGATCACATCCCTAACAAGCCCAGAATAGAGggatagatttaaaaaaaatagaagtataAGGATTgctttaaaacatattaaaagtaGAGGGGTGAAATAAAACCACGATTAACTCATGAGATATTTGCACTTTTTCTCTCCCAAGAAGACACCCTCAAAAActaattttcctttcctttccttcgaACCAAACAAACCCAACCCCTTCCCGTAATCATCTCCAATTTCTTCTCTGAATCCGATCCAATTCCTTTTtcgatttctaaaaaaataaaaataaaaataaaaatccaaaaattctccaatttcaatatttttttttccaactatcATGGGAGAAGAAGTGAAAATGAGTGAATACGAAATCAACGATGAAGATAACATCAACAGGGACGATGAAAGAATTGATGTGTGGGAGATGGGATTACCTACACCTTATGATCTCACTCCTTTATCACAACTGTTGATCCCACCTGAACTTGCTTCCGCCTTCAACATCTCCCCTGAGCCTCACCGTACTCCGCTCGATGTCAACCGAGCTTCCCAGAACACTCTCTCCAATCTCCACGGTCATTTAAACGCCCTATCGTCTAACAATTTCAAGTCCTTCAACGAAACGACAGGTCAAACGCACGACCCTATGGTAGTCGAgttagaggaggaggaggaggaggaggaggaggatgtgaCCGAGGCGATGGATCGGGACGGGTCCGGATCCGAAGCAAGGAAGTTGAGGAGGATTGATTCTGAAGAGGCGGATTCAGCCTTGAGGACTGAGAACTGGGTGGATGACCCGTCATCTGCTGCGGCGAGGACTTTGAAACGGCCACGGCTGGTGTGGACCCCGCAGTTGCATAAGAGATTTGTTGATGTGGTGGGCCACTTAGGGATGAAAAACGCGGTCCCGAAAACAATTATGCAGTGGATGAATGTCGAGGGTTTGACTCGCGAAAATGTAGCTAGTCATTTGCAAAAGTACCGGCTTTATTTGAAGAGGAAACAGGGGTTGTCGAGTGAAGGACCCTCTGCTTCTGATCAGTTGTTTGCGTCCACTCCAGTGCCGCAGAGTTTGCACGAGAGCGGCGGCGGAAGCTGTGGGGGTGGGAATTTCGGAATGCCAATTCCAATGCCTTATCATCATCCCGCCACCACGGCTGGTGGGATGATGCCAATGCCGGTTTATGGACATATGGGGATCCAAATGGTGAATGATCatgttcataataataataatagcaataattaTCAGCATCAGCAAGTTAGTATGAATAGTCATCAAAATGGGTATAATGGAAATGTTGCTTTGCTAATGGGGAATAAGCATGTtcataatagtagtaataagcATCAGCATCAGCAAGTTAGTACGAATAGTCATCAAAATGGGTATAATGGAAATGTTGCTTATGGACATATGTTTCAGCAGAGGGATTGGAATGGGACTAATTATGGTCCATACTCGCATCATCCTCATCATGCAGTATCTAATGATAATATGTGATGTTGGgaggagatattttttttggaattctaTAGGAGAAGAGGTCAGTGCTGCTTTCAGTTGGATTTGTTGGATATAAATTAGTTGTCAATTTCTGTTATTATCTGTCTGAAAGTGTATTCATGAATTAGAAATGAAGCTCTGTAGCTTTAAATTAAAGTATGACTTgggaaaaattctaattttgaaTTAGCCCTTGTtagtatttgattttgatgagtGTGCATATATAGAATCGGCGGAGCTTGCTTTTCATTGCTTAAAGTCACTTGTAGAACAGGTGCCTTCCACTGCAAATGCATTGCACCAGGGACCAGTGCTTTAAACTGGTTCTTCGTCAATTGCAATATTTCTTCAAGGTCACAATTGATGCTATTCCTAGGTTTGAGATACTCCCTGCAAATGTATTCCTCAACATGCCTTTGTGTTTTACTTGTTTGCTTTACAATTGATTTTATGAACACCAATTTATCAAATGTATCAATTGTCTGTATCAATGGCAATTAACATGTACCATTCACCTGAAGCCTTAAAACATTTGATGGATGTATTTGAGCACTCATTTTCCTCCAAACAGACATCTAGAAGACCAAGTTAACTATACACtcatcttcttccaaatcctCAATCCCAAGCTAGTTGGGGTcagctatatatttattttcacattttattggagcctctaatttttttggtggaaaACAACTAAGTTCAATTTATGAGCTTTTTAGCTTGCACTTTTGTCTGCGTGCAAcgagaatttgtgtttaaatTCTGTTGTGAAAACTGAAGAGGGTAAAAAATATGTACACTGTTACAGGTTCTAATTGACAGGGAAGGAATCCCCCTCTCCTTTAACTCCTAAATGTGCACACAAACAATCACCTAGAATATCTAGAAATCTCAAATTTTAAGATACCATCACATCAGGTAGGGAGATGGACATACAATGTCATCCTCTATCAAGCCTGCACAAATACTTCAAGATGATAATACCACAACATTATGCTTACACTCTGTGCACTTGCAAACTGTTGGCTGATAATAATTGTTGTAATTGGGGGAGTGAAGGAGTCGTATATTTAGGGTTAATGTGCATGGCAGCATCGCTTTTAACCTGAAAAATTAAACCTGTTCTTGAATACTTAATACTTGCATGGCCATGATCTGTAAAGAGTTTGAATgcgaaacaaaaaaatacaacttaacTAGATGAAAGCTTGTAGATATCTGTCAATTTGAATACAACTTAACTAGATGAAAGCTTGTAGATATCTGTCAATTTGCACCCTTGAACTGAAGTAGGCTCTTCTATATATACCGGAAGGTGCATGCTGTTGCATCTGTCATCTTCCCACTTTTATCTCGAACTTTTTTGGTTTGCCTGTATGTATTTTATATGATGTTCTGTATTGATCTGTATGTAAGGTACTTTTGGGTtgacaattttttctttctcgtttttcattttcatgatgTTATTATGTGATAGTTTATGTGCAGAATGATTTAGTGCGCTTAGAAgtttgcttttctttctctatGACACAAGTCAGGTACTAAACTTTTTCCAGCAAAAAAATTGGTATTTTAATTTCCAAGTTTTGATCAGTACTTGTGCTAGAGTGgtctttattcattttcttttatttttcttgtattgagAATGAATTCTAGAGCCTAATTTGCTGACTAGTGTGATCTCTTTTGAGATGGTTTTGATGCCCTTTGATTTTTAGACTTGTAGTGATGTCGAACTTACAGGTTTGCAGTCCACCTATGTTTCGATAAGGTCCCCTTTATTTGTTCTAAGATTTACATCCCTGGTAGTTGCACACTTTCTGTTATGGTGCTTTTAGCTGATTGGCTAGAGAGGTGTTGCAATtaacattatttctttttccataGATTCTGGAGATTGAGTAACCTGGCATAACTGTTGGAAGTTGCAGAAATTTAAGCACTTCACAAAATTTAGAGGGTTTGCAGGAAGAATTGTGTGGAGACATATCCGAGGCATATTTCCAGAGATTGTTACTGTTCTGCAGGGGTCAGGAAAACTTGCAATccttttttgaatatatatctCATTGTACTTACCTGATGGTAGCAGGAACCTCAAGATATTACTTATCATTGCTTCCATGATGATAAGTAATAGCTCACATTCTTTACTTGTTCTTCAATTGATATATGCTGAATAAAGTGTGTATTATTGGATGTGGCAAACAGTTTTCCAGGGCAACATAGCAAATCTATAAAGGAACACTAAGCAAATTCAACCTAACATGtgataatgtttcaaaatccaataCACTCGTGTTTGGACAATGAATAATTATATGttcatatcaaaattttatttttcaaagcttATGTGGTTGATGATTGGTGATAGAAGACTTAA is a window encoding:
- the LOC7465095 gene encoding transcription factor BOA produces the protein MGEEVKMSEYEINDEDNINRDDERIDVWEMGLPTPYDLTPLSQLLIPPELASAFNISPEPHRTPLDVNRASQNTLSNLHGHLNALSSNNFKSFNETTGQTHDPMVVELEEEEEEEEEDVTEAMDRDGSGSEARKLRRIDSEEADSALRTENWVDDPSSAAARTLKRPRLVWTPQLHKRFVDVVGHLGMKNAVPKTIMQWMNVEGLTRENVASHLQKYRLYLKRKQGLSSEGPSASDQLFASTPVPQSLHESGGGSCGGGNFGMPIPMPYHHPATTAGGMMPMPVYGHMGIQMVNDHVHNNNNSNNYQHQQVSMNSHQNGYNGNVALLMGNKHVHNSSNKHQHQQVSTNSHQNGYNGNVAYGHMFQQRDWNGTNYGPYSHHPHHAVSNDNM